The Fervidibacillus albus genome contains a region encoding:
- a CDS encoding methyl-accepting chemotaxis protein: protein MRSIRSKFVFPFFIAGVIPILVCASLFMLASTNSFFGDPFVIFSTLFAIVLSIIISWMLGAKYSKQFSNWKQVMQAVENGDYSKRLPIQKRQNAFSEINQLFNQTLDQFSTRTEHTKQEGTSNESLQILTEGAEYLFRATEEIKTSINDIAQGAEKQNGNLQNLTSYMQELASGFEETSQNVSKVTDVANRAKGASNEGLQQIESTVRQMQVINTSVRNIQNVITTLSERTKEIGEFVTVITDISAQTNLLALNAAIEAARAGEHGRGFAVVAEEVRKLAESTTHSAAQIEGIIKNIMEESEKSHSTVQECYDAVLQGIEVVDKTGNSFQSILQNVHEVSNEVEKINSSVQTLNIGAQEVSESVMEISSFNEETTALTESVASATTEQETISRELYLSLRDLSETDGK from the coding sequence ATGCGTTCTATTCGTTCAAAGTTCGTTTTCCCATTTTTCATCGCGGGTGTCATTCCGATACTCGTTTGCGCAAGCCTTTTTATGCTCGCTTCAACGAATTCTTTTTTCGGAGATCCATTCGTAATATTTAGCACTCTTTTTGCGATCGTTTTATCAATTATCATTTCTTGGATGCTCGGTGCGAAATATTCCAAGCAGTTTTCCAATTGGAAACAAGTGATGCAAGCTGTCGAAAATGGGGATTATTCCAAAAGATTACCGATTCAGAAGCGACAGAATGCCTTTAGCGAGATCAATCAACTATTCAATCAAACGTTAGATCAATTCAGCACACGTACGGAACATACAAAACAGGAAGGGACTTCTAATGAGTCTCTCCAAATTTTAACAGAAGGTGCAGAATATTTGTTCCGTGCAACAGAAGAAATAAAAACTTCCATCAACGACATTGCGCAAGGTGCCGAGAAACAAAATGGGAATTTGCAAAATTTAACGAGCTATATGCAAGAATTGGCTTCCGGTTTTGAAGAAACGTCCCAAAATGTTAGTAAAGTAACAGACGTTGCCAATCGGGCGAAGGGAGCAAGTAATGAAGGGTTACAACAAATTGAAAGCACAGTACGACAAATGCAAGTAATTAACACATCCGTTCGAAATATTCAAAACGTTATTACCACATTGTCAGAACGGACGAAAGAAATCGGAGAATTTGTTACCGTCATAACCGATATTTCTGCCCAAACGAATTTACTTGCACTAAATGCAGCTATTGAAGCGGCAAGAGCAGGTGAGCATGGACGTGGATTTGCCGTTGTTGCGGAGGAAGTTCGTAAACTTGCAGAATCGACGACCCATTCCGCAGCGCAAATCGAAGGAATTATTAAAAATATTATGGAGGAATCTGAAAAAAGTCATTCAACCGTTCAAGAATGTTACGATGCTGTCCTCCAAGGGATTGAAGTAGTCGATAAGACAGGAAATAGTTTCCAATCGATCTTACAAAATGTTCACGAAGTATCCAATGAAGTTGAGAAAATTAATTCATCCGTTCAAACGCTCAACATCGGGGCTCAAGAAGTATCTGAGTCAGTGATGGAAATCAGTTCATTTAACGAAGAAACAACAGCATTAACCGAGAGTGTTGCCTCTGCCACTACGGAACAAGAAACGATTTCAAGGGAACTCTATTTATCACTAAGAGATTTATCCGAAACAGACGGCAAATAA
- a CDS encoding tRNA threonylcarbamoyladenosine dehydratase, whose translation MLHQFSRNELAFGTEGLNRLKNKRVLVLGIGGVGSFAAEALARSGIGGIILVDKDVVDITNVNRQLIALLSTVGRPKVEVMKERIADINPECEVTALQMFYTEESYEDIFRHPIDFVIDASDTIVYKIHIIKECIKRDIPIISSMGAANKMDPTRFQITDISKTHTDPIAKVVRGKLRKEGISKGVPVVFSDETPIVIREDVRQYVGKDDSDIRKAKMPPSSNAFVPSVAGLIMASYVVRQFLKDVRVDRKH comes from the coding sequence ATGTTACATCAATTTTCAAGAAATGAATTAGCCTTTGGGACAGAAGGGCTAAATCGGTTAAAAAACAAGCGGGTACTCGTTCTCGGTATCGGTGGCGTCGGTTCTTTTGCAGCGGAAGCACTCGCACGCTCCGGAATCGGGGGTATCATTTTGGTTGATAAAGATGTGGTCGATATTACGAATGTGAATCGTCAACTTATCGCCCTTTTATCCACCGTCGGCCGACCGAAAGTGGAGGTAATGAAAGAACGAATCGCTGATATAAATCCGGAATGTGAAGTCACCGCTTTGCAAATGTTTTATACGGAAGAATCGTATGAAGACATTTTTCGACACCCAATCGATTTTGTCATCGATGCATCGGATACGATCGTATATAAAATTCATATCATTAAAGAATGTATCAAAAGGGATATACCGATTATTTCAAGTATGGGAGCGGCGAATAAAATGGATCCTACTCGGTTTCAAATTACCGATATTTCGAAAACCCATACCGATCCGATTGCAAAGGTTGTCCGAGGAAAATTGAGAAAGGAAGGGATTTCGAAGGGGGTTCCGGTCGTATTTTCCGATGAAACACCGATCGTTATTCGGGAAGATGTAAGGCAGTATGTCGGAAAGGACGATTCGGACATTCGGAAGGCGAAAATGCCTCCTTCCTCAAACGCCTTCGTTCCATCTGTCGCAGGACTCATTATGGCTTCGTATGTCGTTCGTCAGTTTTTAAAGGATGTCCGTGTCGACCGGAAACATTAA
- a CDS encoding ATP-dependent RecD-like DNA helicase — protein sequence MDQSKESYIKGRPVVTIFHNDQNLYTVLKIKVEETNENYSEKNAVVTGYFPRLHDEEQYTFYGTFQKHPKYGLQFVSTHFRKDLPKTKQGIIQYLSSELFKGIGKKTAESIVETLGENAISRILESPSLLDTVPKLPSEKAKLLYDKLVEHQGLEKVMVALNEYGFGPQLSMRIYQTYKEETLNMITANPYKLVEDVEGIGFGRADELGFKLGIQGNHPDRMKAACLYSLETDCLQEGHSFLYRDSFLSSVKKLLEENQQIEIQLEEIDRELLKLEEEGKIIAEENRVYIPSIFFSEKGLTKNIKRILAQRDDENEFPDSEFFIALGELEERLGIEYAPSQREAIQTALTSPMLILTGGPGTGKTTVIKGIVELYAQLHGCSLNPEDYTKEEPFPVILAAPTGRAAKRMSESTGLPAVTIHRLLGWNGMETFDYNEDNPIEGKLIIVDEMSMVDIWLAHHLFKALPEKIQVVLVGDEDQLPSVGPGQVLKDLLDSNKIPTVRLKDIYRQENGSSIIELAHHIKNGTIPTDLVVQKKDRSFITCTSAQMGDVIKQIVSLAAEKGFTKRDIQVLAPMYRGPAGIDKLNEILQELLNPVLDQKKRQLVYGDVTYRVGDKVLQLVNRPEDNVFNGDIGEIRAIFFAKENEERQDQLVVSFEGNEVIYTKQDLNQMTLAYCCSIHKSQGSEFPIVILPVVRSYYRMLRRNLIYTAVTRSKNKLILCGEEDAFKMAVMRTDDSLRNSSLKERLETTIQQEKERDKPLLSYEEKLMETDPMVGMENTTPFDFINE from the coding sequence GTGGATCAATCGAAGGAATCGTATATTAAAGGTCGACCCGTCGTAACGATCTTCCATAATGATCAAAATTTATACACCGTTTTAAAAATAAAAGTCGAAGAAACGAACGAAAATTATTCTGAAAAAAATGCGGTTGTTACCGGCTATTTTCCGCGTCTACACGATGAAGAACAGTACACTTTTTACGGGACGTTTCAGAAACATCCGAAATATGGCCTCCAATTTGTTTCTACCCATTTTCGTAAAGATTTACCAAAAACAAAGCAAGGCATTATCCAATATTTATCTAGTGAGTTATTTAAAGGAATCGGGAAAAAAACGGCGGAAAGTATAGTGGAAACGTTAGGAGAAAACGCCATTTCTCGAATATTGGAAAGCCCATCGCTATTGGATACCGTCCCGAAATTACCTTCTGAAAAAGCGAAACTCCTTTACGACAAACTCGTAGAACATCAAGGCTTGGAGAAGGTTATGGTTGCACTAAACGAATACGGTTTCGGTCCTCAATTATCTATGCGTATTTATCAAACGTATAAAGAGGAAACATTAAATATGATTACAGCGAATCCATATAAACTCGTGGAAGATGTAGAAGGGATTGGTTTCGGTCGCGCCGATGAACTCGGGTTTAAACTTGGGATTCAAGGAAACCATCCGGACCGAATGAAGGCGGCTTGTTTGTATAGTTTAGAAACCGACTGTTTGCAAGAAGGTCACTCCTTTTTATACCGGGATTCATTCCTTTCTTCCGTCAAAAAATTGTTGGAAGAAAATCAACAAATTGAAATCCAATTGGAAGAGATCGATCGTGAATTGCTCAAATTGGAAGAAGAAGGGAAAATTATTGCTGAAGAAAATCGGGTGTACATCCCCTCTATTTTCTTTTCAGAGAAGGGATTAACGAAAAATATAAAGCGAATCCTTGCGCAACGGGACGATGAAAACGAATTTCCCGATTCTGAGTTTTTCATCGCCCTCGGGGAATTGGAGGAACGATTAGGAATCGAATATGCTCCTTCTCAAAGGGAGGCTATTCAAACGGCACTTACGTCTCCAATGCTCATTTTAACGGGGGGACCGGGTACGGGGAAGACGACGGTCATTAAAGGAATTGTGGAATTGTATGCACAACTTCACGGATGTTCGTTAAATCCGGAAGATTATACGAAGGAAGAACCGTTTCCTGTTATTTTGGCGGCACCGACCGGTCGAGCGGCAAAACGGATGAGTGAATCGACGGGACTGCCAGCGGTGACGATTCATCGATTACTCGGTTGGAACGGTATGGAAACTTTTGATTACAACGAAGACAATCCGATCGAAGGTAAATTGATAATCGTCGACGAAATGTCTATGGTCGATATTTGGTTAGCCCATCATTTATTTAAAGCATTACCTGAAAAAATTCAAGTCGTCCTCGTCGGGGATGAGGATCAACTTCCTTCCGTTGGTCCTGGTCAAGTGTTGAAAGATTTATTGGATTCCAACAAGATTCCTACCGTTCGTCTGAAGGATATATATAGGCAGGAAAACGGTTCATCGATCATTGAACTCGCCCATCATATAAAAAATGGGACGATTCCTACCGATTTAGTTGTTCAAAAAAAAGATCGTTCCTTCATTACTTGTACGAGTGCCCAGATGGGAGATGTTATCAAACAAATTGTCTCGTTAGCTGCCGAGAAAGGATTTACGAAGCGGGACATACAAGTGTTGGCACCAATGTATCGCGGTCCGGCGGGAATCGACAAATTGAACGAGATTTTACAGGAACTGTTGAACCCTGTTTTAGATCAGAAAAAACGGCAACTCGTATACGGGGATGTGACGTATCGGGTCGGTGATAAAGTGCTTCAACTTGTAAATCGGCCGGAAGACAATGTGTTTAACGGAGATATCGGGGAAATTCGCGCCATCTTTTTTGCGAAGGAAAATGAGGAAAGACAGGATCAACTCGTCGTTTCCTTTGAAGGGAATGAAGTGATTTATACGAAACAAGATTTGAATCAAATGACATTAGCCTATTGTTGTAGCATTCATAAGTCACAAGGAAGTGAGTTTCCCATCGTCATATTGCCCGTCGTTCGCAGCTACTATCGCATGTTACGACGAAATTTAATCTACACCGCCGTCACCCGTAGCAAAAATAAATTAATCCTTTGCGGTGAGGAAGACGCCTTCAAGATGGCCGTTATGCGTACCGATGATTCTTTACGTAATTCTTCTTTAAAGGAACGGTTAGAAACGACGATCCAACAGGAAAAAGAACGAGACAAACCCCTTTTATCATATGAAGAAAAATTGATGGAAACTGATCCAATGGTCGGTATGGAGAATACAACGCCATTCGATTTTATTAATGAATAA
- a CDS encoding 4'-phosphopantetheinyl transferase family protein, protein MIQIHVLKIEETKLNEIDETLIPLIDPTKRNRIRRSKNGKIILWADILVRTIICEQTGMYNHQLIFSTGKYGKPFLANDRNVHFNVSHSGEWIVAAFSDEPVGIDIEKIEPIEEVVVQNVLRDEEFNRFQIVSPESREQFFYHLWTVKESFIKLIGKGLSFPIEKCSIDESRSTIRIEPNFKTSNRDAMYFYKQYFIDPDYQLSVCSRKKEFSSTIQQWMPNKLFHHFTCYVNESIESGGSNDRCVQN, encoded by the coding sequence ATGATACAAATTCATGTACTGAAAATCGAAGAAACAAAATTGAATGAAATCGATGAAACGCTAATCCCATTGATCGACCCGACGAAACGAAATCGAATCCGTCGGTCAAAAAACGGAAAAATCATCCTTTGGGCGGACATTCTCGTTCGAACGATAATTTGTGAACAAACGGGGATGTATAATCACCAATTAATATTTTCAACGGGAAAATACGGGAAACCGTTTCTTGCAAATGACCGGAACGTTCACTTTAACGTTTCCCACTCGGGCGAATGGATCGTCGCCGCTTTTAGTGACGAACCCGTTGGCATTGATATAGAAAAAATCGAACCGATCGAAGAGGTCGTCGTCCAAAATGTATTAAGGGATGAAGAATTTAATCGATTTCAAATTGTTTCACCTGAATCGCGGGAACAATTTTTTTACCATTTGTGGACGGTGAAAGAAAGTTTCATCAAATTAATCGGAAAAGGATTATCTTTTCCGATCGAAAAATGTTCCATTGATGAATCGCGTTCAACAATTAGGATTGAACCGAATTTCAAAACGTCCAATCGGGATGCCATGTATTTTTATAAACAATATTTTATTGATCCCGACTATCAATTAAGTGTTTGTTCCCGAAAAAAGGAATTTTCGAGTACGATTCAACAATGGATGCCGAACAAGCTCTTTCATCACTTCACTTGTTACGTGAATGAATCGATTGAATCAGGAGGATCAAATGACAGATGCGTTCAAAATTGA
- the mnmA gene encoding tRNA 2-thiouridine(34) synthase MnmA, producing MKDPKNTRVVVGMSGGVDSSVAALLLKEQGYDVIGLFMKNWDDTDESGVCTATEDYEDVITVCNEIGIPYYAVNFEKEYWDKVFTYFLDEYKAGRTPNPDVMCNKEIKFKAFLDHALKLGADYIATGHYAQVAHIDGEYKMLRGKDQNKDQTYFLNQLNQKQLAKVLFPLGHLEKKEVREIAKKAGLATAGKKDSTGICFIGERNFKQFLSQYLPAQPGKMETMDGEVKGQHDGLMYYTIGQRHGLGIGGSGEPWFVIGKDIQRNVLFVGQGFDNEYLYSDSIIATNVNWVSDQVKPSEFSCTAKFRYRQPDHGVKVISLEDSRAKIVFDEPIRAVTPGQAVVFYNGEECLGGGTIDEIYRNGKRLTYVG from the coding sequence GTGAAGGATCCAAAAAATACACGGGTTGTCGTCGGGATGAGTGGTGGCGTCGATTCATCTGTGGCTGCACTCCTTTTAAAGGAGCAAGGATACGATGTGATCGGCCTTTTTATGAAAAATTGGGACGATACGGACGAATCCGGTGTTTGTACGGCAACGGAAGACTATGAAGATGTCATAACGGTATGTAACGAAATCGGCATTCCTTATTATGCTGTTAATTTTGAAAAGGAATATTGGGATAAAGTATTTACTTATTTTTTGGACGAATATAAAGCTGGGCGAACACCAAACCCGGATGTCATGTGCAATAAGGAAATTAAATTTAAAGCCTTTTTAGATCACGCTTTAAAGCTCGGAGCAGATTATATTGCAACGGGTCATTACGCTCAAGTCGCTCACATTGATGGCGAATATAAAATGTTACGCGGAAAGGATCAGAATAAAGATCAAACGTATTTCTTAAACCAATTGAATCAAAAACAGTTGGCGAAAGTGCTGTTTCCCCTCGGCCATTTGGAAAAGAAGGAAGTGAGGGAAATTGCGAAAAAAGCAGGACTGGCTACCGCAGGGAAAAAGGATAGTACGGGAATTTGTTTCATCGGTGAACGAAATTTCAAACAATTTTTAAGCCAATATTTACCTGCCCAACCGGGAAAAATGGAGACGATGGATGGGGAAGTGAAGGGGCAACATGACGGCCTCATGTACTATACGATCGGACAAAGACATGGACTCGGTATCGGTGGTTCCGGTGAGCCTTGGTTTGTCATTGGAAAGGATATCCAACGGAACGTTCTTTTCGTTGGCCAAGGTTTCGATAATGAATATTTGTACTCCGATAGTATCATTGCAACGAATGTGAATTGGGTTTCAGATCAGGTAAAGCCGAGTGAGTTTTCATGTACCGCCAAATTTCGTTACCGGCAACCGGATCACGGGGTGAAAGTCATTTCATTGGAAGATAGTCGTGCGAAAATCGTCTTTGATGAACCGATCCGGGCAGTTACGCCGGGTCAAGCGGTTGTCTTTTATAATGGGGAAGAATGTTTAGGCGGAGGGACGATTGACGAAATTTATAGAAACGGCAAACGTCTAACTTATGTCGGTTAA
- a CDS encoding AI-2E family transporter — translation MDIKVKWFYRLGFFLLLFAVLFIFIKLKPLWKPIVDVIIEATVPFIVAAFIAYLLHPIVKELSDRGIKQWVSVLIIYVLFFAIIGTAIFKGTPVFIRQLRDLSENAPVFLKQYERWVHFVEEETEGWPITFQQQVEQSFQAFDRSVERLVEKAVDTVFWLADKLFLIILIPFIAFYMLKDVDDLKASFFRLIPKRWKEQTIAFIRDVDHSLGNYIRGQFIVCGTVGMASAFGFWFIDLDYPLLFGTLIGATNVIPYFGPIIGAIPVVIVAATKSFQMILFVIVIIFGIQFLEANILSPVIVGKSLKMHPLLIIFSILIGGEIGGIVGLIVAVPFVAIIKTAVKQLIGQIRKQSI, via the coding sequence ATGGATATTAAAGTCAAATGGTTTTACAGACTCGGATTTTTCTTATTACTGTTTGCTGTTCTCTTTATTTTTATCAAATTAAAACCGTTATGGAAACCGATTGTCGATGTGATTATTGAAGCAACCGTTCCGTTTATCGTCGCTGCCTTTATCGCTTATCTTTTGCATCCGATTGTGAAAGAATTATCGGATCGTGGAATAAAACAATGGGTGTCCGTATTGATCATTTACGTTTTATTTTTTGCCATTATCGGGACGGCTATTTTCAAAGGGACACCGGTCTTTATTCGACAATTGAGAGATTTGTCGGAAAATGCCCCTGTTTTTTTAAAGCAATATGAAAGATGGGTCCATTTCGTAGAAGAGGAAACGGAAGGGTGGCCGATCACGTTTCAACAACAAGTAGAACAAAGTTTTCAAGCGTTCGATCGGTCGGTGGAACGGTTGGTGGAAAAGGCCGTTGATACCGTCTTTTGGCTTGCAGATAAACTTTTCCTCATCATCCTTATTCCGTTTATCGCCTTTTATATGTTAAAGGACGTAGATGACCTAAAAGCAAGTTTTTTTCGGCTGATTCCAAAGCGATGGAAGGAACAGACGATTGCGTTTATCCGCGATGTTGACCATTCTTTAGGCAACTACATTCGCGGTCAATTCATTGTTTGTGGAACGGTAGGGATGGCGAGCGCATTTGGTTTTTGGTTCATCGATTTAGATTATCCCCTTCTATTCGGAACGTTAATTGGGGCGACGAATGTTATTCCATATTTTGGTCCGATTATCGGGGCGATTCCCGTTGTTATCGTCGCTGCAACGAAATCGTTTCAAATGATTTTGTTTGTGATCGTCATTATTTTCGGTATTCAATTTTTAGAAGCGAACATTCTTTCACCGGTCATTGTCGGAAAAAGTTTAAAAATGCACCCGTTACTCATTATTTTTTCTATATTAATCGGCGGTGAGATCGGTGGAATTGTCGGCTTAATCGTTGCCGTACCGTTCGTTGCCATTATCAAGACCGCCGTTAAGCAATTGATCGGGCAGATTCGTAAACAATCGATTTGA
- a CDS encoding protein kinase produces MYEVKYDQGKNRIYITLEGNMSLQEIDSYVSAVKKATDEAQPNFTVCLDGSKAAPFAPDVDKKSVEARDYLMKNGLKGLATIVDSAILKMHVNRTLKEMGNNVFATQAEADKYLDSL; encoded by the coding sequence ATGTACGAAGTAAAGTATGATCAAGGAAAAAACCGGATTTATATTACGTTAGAAGGAAATATGAGTTTACAGGAAATCGATAGCTACGTGTCTGCTGTAAAAAAAGCGACGGATGAGGCGCAACCGAATTTTACCGTTTGCTTAGACGGTTCGAAAGCAGCTCCATTTGCTCCAGATGTGGATAAAAAAAGTGTCGAAGCAAGGGATTATTTAATGAAAAATGGCTTAAAAGGACTAGCGACTATCGTTGATTCCGCCATTTTAAAAATGCATGTGAATCGTACATTAAAGGAAATGGGGAATAATGTGTTCGCCACACAAGCGGAAGCAGACAAATATTTAGATTCCCTATAA
- a CDS encoding replication-associated recombination protein A, which produces MSIQPLAYRMRPRKIEEIIGQAHLVGKGKIIERMVKAKSLSSMILYGPPGVGKTSIASAIAGSTNFAFRMLNAVTNNKKDLQIVVEEAKMSGRVILFLDEVHRLDKGKQDYLLPYLENGMIVLIGATTGNPYHVINPALRSRCQIFELKPLEKEHIKKAIQFALKDSERGLGNYPVDLEDGACEFLSQSVGGDLRSALNALELAVTSTDPNEEGKILITEEIIGECVQKKSFSHDKDGDHHYDVLSAFQKSIRGSDVNAALHYLGRLILAGDLPSISRRLLVIAYEDIGLANPQAVMRTFTAVETAEKIGFPEARIPLANAVIDLCLSPKSNSAITAIDAAIKDIEKGNAGDVPDHLKDAHYAGAKQLGRGKTYKYPHDYAGGWVKQSYLPNSIRKRKYYEPKTTGKYESALAKVYERINLLTDDK; this is translated from the coding sequence ATGAGTATTCAACCGTTGGCATACCGAATGCGTCCGCGAAAAATTGAAGAAATTATCGGTCAAGCCCATTTAGTCGGAAAGGGAAAAATTATCGAGCGGATGGTCAAAGCGAAAAGTTTATCTTCCATGATTTTATATGGTCCACCTGGTGTCGGAAAAACATCTATTGCCAGCGCCATCGCAGGAAGTACAAACTTCGCTTTCCGGATGTTAAACGCCGTTACGAATAATAAAAAGGATTTGCAAATCGTCGTTGAGGAAGCTAAAATGAGCGGTCGGGTTATTTTATTTTTAGATGAGGTCCACCGTCTTGATAAAGGAAAACAAGATTACCTTCTTCCGTATTTAGAAAACGGCATGATTGTATTAATTGGAGCAACGACGGGAAATCCGTATCATGTCATAAACCCGGCATTAAGAAGCCGTTGTCAAATTTTCGAATTGAAACCGTTGGAAAAAGAGCATATAAAAAAAGCGATACAATTTGCCTTGAAGGATTCGGAAAGGGGGCTCGGAAATTACCCGGTCGATTTGGAGGATGGAGCTTGCGAATTTTTATCCCAATCTGTCGGTGGAGACCTTCGCAGTGCATTAAACGCTTTAGAATTGGCCGTCACATCGACTGATCCGAACGAAGAAGGGAAAATTTTGATTACGGAGGAAATCATCGGTGAATGTGTGCAAAAAAAATCATTTTCCCACGATAAAGACGGGGACCACCATTATGATGTTTTATCCGCCTTTCAAAAATCGATACGGGGAAGCGATGTCAATGCCGCCCTTCATTATTTAGGTAGGTTAATTTTAGCCGGAGATCTACCGAGTATAAGCCGTCGACTACTCGTCATCGCCTATGAAGATATCGGTTTAGCCAATCCTCAAGCAGTTATGCGAACTTTTACTGCTGTTGAAACGGCGGAAAAAATCGGTTTTCCCGAAGCGAGAATCCCACTGGCCAATGCGGTCATCGATTTATGTTTATCTCCGAAGTCTAACTCTGCAATAACCGCCATCGATGCCGCAATTAAGGATATCGAAAAGGGAAATGCCGGCGATGTACCCGACCATTTGAAAGATGCCCATTATGCCGGAGCGAAACAATTAGGAAGAGGAAAAACGTATAAATACCCCCACGATTACGCCGGTGGATGGGTAAAGCAATCATATTTGCCGAATTCCATAAGGAAACGGAAATATTATGAACCGAAAACGACCGGAAAATACGAATCCGCTTTAGCGAAAGTTTACGAACGAATCAACCTGCTTACCGACGATAAATAA
- the cymR gene encoding cysteine metabolism transcriptional regulator CymR, with protein sequence MKISTKGRYGLTIMIELARNYGEGPLPLKSIAQANGLSENYLEQIVSPLRNAGLVKSVRGARGGYILSRNPENITAGDIIRTLEGPIRLVEGIEDEEPAKRELWIRIRDAIRDVLDQTTLSDLADDSDEETDETGYMFYI encoded by the coding sequence ATGAAAATTTCCACTAAGGGCCGTTACGGATTGACGATAATGATTGAACTGGCAAGAAATTATGGGGAAGGGCCTTTACCGTTAAAATCGATTGCCCAAGCGAACGGTTTATCGGAAAATTATTTGGAACAGATCGTTTCTCCTTTACGTAATGCAGGGTTAGTAAAAAGCGTTCGCGGTGCTCGTGGCGGTTATATTTTATCGAGGAATCCGGAAAACATCACGGCGGGAGATATTATTCGAACATTGGAAGGACCGATTCGTCTTGTGGAAGGAATCGAGGACGAAGAACCGGCAAAAAGAGAACTTTGGATTCGGATTCGGGATGCGATTCGCGATGTGCTTGATCAAACAACATTAAGTGATTTGGCGGATGACTCCGATGAAGAGACGGATGAAACAGGCTATATGTTCTACATTTAA
- a CDS encoding cysteine desulfurase family protein yields MDTIYLDHAATTPVHPDVIREMVDHLKNYGNPSSIHGIGRQTRRVVDQARKIAARSIGAAFNEIIFTSGGTEADNLAIIGSALANRKQGNHIITTSIEHPAVLETCKYLERNGFHVTYLPVDASGRIDVHSVKNHLRDDTILVSVMYANNEVGAIQPIREIGELLSNHSAIFHTDAVQAFGLLPIDCKELGVDLLSVSAHKINGPKGIGFLYAKNGVKLVPHQYGGEQERKRRAGTENVPGIGGFAKAIEIMMKKRSENYAKYEQFRRQFIDTLQKGNISFKINGQLENTLPHILNISFPGTNVEQMLVNLDLEGVSASGGSACTAGSLEPSHVLKAMFGSDGDPLFNSVRFSFGYGLTEEDIRRAAEKTIKIVKRLTS; encoded by the coding sequence ATGGATACGATTTATCTCGATCATGCGGCTACGACACCGGTTCATCCCGATGTCATCCGTGAGATGGTCGATCATTTGAAAAATTACGGAAATCCATCAAGTATTCACGGAATCGGCAGGCAGACGAGACGGGTCGTGGATCAGGCGCGAAAAATTGCCGCACGATCGATCGGTGCAGCGTTCAATGAAATCATTTTTACGAGCGGTGGAACAGAGGCGGATAATTTAGCAATCATCGGCTCAGCCTTGGCCAACCGAAAACAGGGAAATCATATTATTACGACAAGCATTGAACATCCCGCTGTCTTGGAAACGTGTAAATATTTAGAAAGAAACGGCTTTCATGTGACTTATTTACCGGTTGATGCGTCAGGCAGGATCGATGTTCATTCGGTGAAAAACCATTTGCGCGATGATACGATTCTCGTTTCCGTTATGTATGCGAATAATGAAGTTGGTGCAATTCAACCGATTCGAGAAATTGGGGAACTTTTATCGAATCATTCGGCCATTTTTCATACGGATGCGGTTCAAGCATTCGGTTTACTTCCGATCGATTGCAAAGAATTAGGGGTCGATTTGTTATCCGTTTCCGCCCATAAAATTAACGGGCCAAAGGGAATCGGATTTTTGTATGCAAAAAATGGTGTAAAGCTTGTTCCTCATCAATACGGGGGAGAACAAGAACGAAAACGGCGAGCTGGTACGGAAAATGTCCCCGGTATTGGTGGGTTTGCTAAAGCGATTGAAATAATGATGAAAAAACGGTCGGAAAACTATGCCAAATATGAACAATTTCGTCGTCAATTTATTGATACGTTACAGAAAGGGAACATTTCCTTTAAAATAAACGGTCAACTGGAAAACACGTTGCCCCATATTTTAAACATTAGTTTCCCAGGGACGAATGTGGAACAAATGCTTGTAAACTTGGATTTAGAAGGGGTTTCTGCTTCCGGTGGATCCGCATGTACCGCCGGCTCATTAGAACCGAGTCACGTACTGAAAGCGATGTTCGGAAGCGACGGAGATCCATTGTTCAACTCTGTCCGGTTCAGTTTCGGCTACGGATTAACGGAGGAGGATATTCGTAGGGCAGCGGAGAAAACGATAAAGATTGTTAAACGATTAACATCCTAA